In Desulfosediminicola ganghwensis, a single window of DNA contains:
- the hrpB gene encoding ATP-dependent helicase HrpB — translation MAKTPLPDSSIIERYSELPVSAVISKLSAALQEAHCVLSAPTGSGKTTLVPIALLTLALIPDHKKIIMLEPRRIAARAAAVRMCTMVGAPVGTIIGYRTRFDSNISAETRIEVVTEGILIRKIQDDPELADTQLVIFDEFHERNLQSDLGLALCLDLCELREDLRLLVMSATLEAPPICTLLGGGVHIEASGRSYPVDIHHPPVTHRATNQFTHQNPRPGSKSAIVDLALTGIARAIQEQAGDILVFLPGAGEIHLCRELLAEKYSSLLADTELLPLYGNLSHQEQDRIFQPKAARRRVILSTPIAETSLTIDGIRCVVDTGYYRRPVHDQSSGLSRLTTARISKASADQRAGRAGRTAPGICYRLWDKHIDHGLLTSTPPEIINSELSALVLQLALWGVRDYSDLKWIDPPRRSSWDKALVLLRQLNCLTDTGDITALGRKVTPLPVHPRLGVLLIKGNREGACWTSCLLAALLSDKDIFRSRTVTADILPRLEALWSLADAGSGRKVHPATDVRFCKAVIKQARQLLKIVGGTIESKPQLNDAGSLLAYAYPDRVASLRSGSRSSYLLANGRGAMLAADDSLAGTPLLVAAQVGDTDHSPHSGQSRIYMAAPITRSGLEYFHAHLLQENEDVSWDQQNRRVKSAIELRLGQLVLASKKYTSHDSDKTAQAFMDGVGQNGLATLPWTRESRDLQARLCSLHHWLPDTWPDLSDEHLANDLDWLVPYCSGMRNLGQLKSLDMKAILLSMFDWNQAQQIDGLAPSHIQVPSGSKIRLNYTPGEAPVLAVRLQELFGLYETPQVCRNSVSVLIHLLSPAQRPIQVTQDLKSFWLNTYPEVRKEMAGRYPKHYWPQDPFEAQATRKTKKQMDRK, via the coding sequence GCCGCCCGTGCCGCTGCTGTGCGGATGTGTACTATGGTAGGGGCCCCGGTTGGTACCATTATCGGCTACCGCACCAGATTTGACTCAAACATTTCCGCCGAAACCAGAATCGAGGTTGTCACAGAAGGAATCCTGATCCGGAAAATCCAGGACGACCCTGAACTGGCCGACACCCAACTGGTCATTTTCGATGAGTTCCATGAACGGAACCTTCAGAGCGATCTTGGCCTGGCCCTTTGCCTTGATCTCTGTGAGCTACGGGAAGATCTGCGGCTGCTGGTGATGTCCGCCACACTTGAGGCACCACCAATCTGCACCTTGCTTGGCGGTGGTGTACATATCGAGGCATCCGGCAGGAGCTATCCTGTAGATATACACCACCCTCCCGTAACTCATCGGGCAACCAATCAATTCACTCATCAAAATCCCCGACCTGGCTCAAAATCAGCAATAGTCGATCTGGCACTCACCGGTATCGCGAGAGCCATTCAGGAACAAGCCGGGGACATCCTTGTTTTTCTGCCCGGTGCAGGCGAAATACACCTTTGCCGTGAACTCCTTGCCGAAAAGTACAGTTCACTGCTCGCAGATACTGAATTGCTGCCACTCTACGGAAACCTATCCCACCAGGAGCAAGACCGGATTTTTCAGCCCAAAGCTGCCAGACGACGTGTCATACTCTCAACCCCCATAGCCGAAACCAGTCTTACCATCGACGGTATTCGCTGTGTAGTCGATACCGGCTACTATCGTCGGCCCGTTCACGACCAGAGCAGCGGCCTGTCACGCCTCACCACCGCCCGAATATCAAAAGCATCTGCGGATCAACGTGCCGGCCGCGCAGGCAGAACCGCACCGGGTATCTGCTACCGACTCTGGGATAAGCACATCGACCACGGGTTGCTTACCAGCACCCCGCCCGAGATAATCAACAGCGAACTCAGCGCCCTGGTGCTGCAACTCGCACTTTGGGGTGTCCGCGATTATTCAGATCTGAAGTGGATTGACCCACCTCGCCGCTCATCCTGGGATAAGGCGTTAGTGTTGCTCAGACAACTCAATTGCCTGACCGATACCGGAGATATCACCGCCCTGGGCCGAAAGGTCACCCCGCTGCCAGTGCATCCCCGGCTAGGGGTATTGCTTATTAAGGGAAATAGAGAGGGGGCCTGCTGGACAAGCTGTCTACTTGCGGCGCTGCTCTCAGACAAGGACATTTTCCGAAGCCGGACTGTCACTGCAGATATTCTGCCACGCCTGGAAGCTCTCTGGTCATTGGCCGATGCAGGTTCGGGCAGAAAGGTTCATCCCGCAACAGATGTGCGATTCTGCAAGGCTGTCATCAAACAGGCACGCCAATTATTGAAAATAGTAGGCGGTACTATTGAGTCAAAACCTCAGTTGAACGATGCTGGGTCGTTACTCGCCTATGCCTATCCCGACAGAGTCGCCTCCCTGAGATCCGGCTCACGCTCATCATACCTTCTTGCCAATGGCAGAGGCGCAATGCTGGCGGCTGATGACAGTCTCGCTGGAACACCTCTTCTCGTTGCAGCCCAGGTCGGTGATACCGACCATAGTCCACACAGCGGACAGAGCAGGATCTACATGGCCGCGCCGATCACCCGATCGGGCCTTGAATATTTCCATGCTCATCTGCTCCAGGAGAATGAGGACGTCAGCTGGGATCAGCAAAATAGACGAGTAAAGAGCGCTATCGAACTCAGGCTTGGCCAGCTTGTACTTGCGAGCAAAAAATACACCAGCCACGACAGCGACAAAACAGCACAGGCTTTTATGGACGGGGTTGGCCAAAATGGCCTGGCAACTCTTCCCTGGACACGGGAATCCCGCGATCTTCAGGCACGACTCTGTTCACTTCATCACTGGTTGCCCGATACGTGGCCTGATCTTTCTGACGAGCATCTCGCCAACGATCTTGACTGGCTTGTACCCTACTGCTCAGGGATGCGAAATCTCGGCCAGCTGAAATCGCTGGATATGAAAGCAATCCTGCTCTCCATGTTCGACTGGAACCAGGCTCAGCAGATCGATGGCTTGGCCCCGAGCCATATCCAGGTTCCAAGCGGCTCGAAAATCCGGCTCAACTATACCCCCGGCGAAGCACCAGTTCTTGCCGTACGATTGCAGGAACTGTTCGGACTTTATGAAACACCCCAGGTGTGCCGCAACAGCGTATCGGTTCTCATCCACCTGCTCTCACCCGCCCAGCGCCCGATCCAGGTCACACAGGATTTGAAGTCTTTCTGGCTCAACACCTACCCCGAAGTGAGAAAGGAGATGGCAGGCAGGTATCCCAAGCATTACTGGCCGCAGGATCCGTTTGAGGCCCAGGCGACCAGAAAAACGAAGAAACAGATGGATAGGAAATGA
- a CDS encoding IS3 family transposase (programmed frameshift), producing MKRTRRKHTAEFKARVAFEAIQGLKTQSEIAKEFEIHPVMVGKWKTELLERMPELFASKSDKGVNASDKDKDELERKVGQLTMEVDFLEKKCKQLDTAERAKQIDWISQLSIRRQCELLKIHRSILYYQRKDESAINQRLIGLIDKYHLEDPSAGTRRMSKYLRRATGMRIGRKRVRRLMRRMGIEAIYPRKRTTIPGSSTQIYPYLLRKLPITRPNQVWAADITYVPMRKGFVYLFAIIDWYSRKIIDWEISTTLDTEFCLRCLNRAILKHGPPEIFNTDQGCQFTSGKWTSALKEHGIAISMDGKGRWIDNVMIERFWRTIKYEDIYLKSYENPRELAKGITSYIQRYNGVRPHESLSDATPDEIYYKQQRKAA from the exons ATGAAAAGGACAAGACGAAAACATACAGCGGAGTTTAAGGCCAGAGTAGCCTTCGAAGCCATTCAGGGACTCAAAACTCAGAGTGAGATTGCGAAGGAATTTGAGATCCACCCGGTAATGGTTGGCAAATGGAAGACTGAACTGCTTGAACGCATGCCTGAGCTTTTCGCCAGCAAATCCGATAAGGGAGTTAATGCCAGCGATAAAGACAAGGATGAACTTGAGCGGAAAGTTGGCCAATTGACAATGGAGGTGGATTTCCTTGAAAAAAAGTGCAAGCAGTTG GATACCGCTGAAAGGGCGAAGCAAATAGATTGGATTTCCCAACTGAGCATCCGTCGTCAATGTGAACTACTCAAAATCCACCGTTCAATACTCTATTACCAGCGAAAAGACGAGTCTGCCATAAACCAGAGACTCATAGGGTTAATTGACAAATATCACCTGGAAGACCCCTCAGCAGGCACTCGGCGGATGAGTAAATATCTGCGCAGAGCAACAGGGATGAGAATAGGCCGAAAGCGGGTTCGTCGCCTTATGCGTCGTATGGGCATAGAGGCAATTTACCCACGTAAACGTACTACCATTCCAGGGAGTTCGACCCAAATATATCCATACCTGTTACGGAAATTGCCAATCACCAGACCGAACCAGGTGTGGGCCGCGGATATCACCTATGTCCCGATGAGGAAAGGGTTTGTTTATCTTTTTGCCATAATAGACTGGTATTCAAGGAAAATAATCGATTGGGAAATCTCCACAACCTTGGACACTGAATTTTGCTTGCGCTGTCTCAACCGTGCCATACTCAAGCATGGTCCACCGGAGATATTCAACACGGATCAGGGGTGTCAGTTTACTTCCGGAAAATGGACCTCAGCACTCAAGGAGCACGGAATAGCCATCAGCATGGATGGCAAAGGAAGATGGATAGATAATGTAATGATCGAGCGTTTTTGGAGGACTATCAAATATGAAGATATTTATTTGAAATCGTATGAAAATCCAAGAGAGTTAGCTAAAGGCATTACTAGCTACATTCAAAGATATAACGGCGTGAGGCCACACGAAAGCTTATCAGATGCAACACCTGATGAGATTTACTACAAGCAACAAAGAAAAGCGGCTTGA
- a CDS encoding dienelactone hydrolase family protein has translation MKLKVVSDIFGNTKALLELLSNISNKYSHVEVIDPYGGEDLSFRDETEAYAYFKSQIGLDTYAETLHAKLQGNQSEEITLLGFSVGASAIWALSEKLELYKDTKAICFYSSQLRMYLEINPKIPITWYFAATEPTYDVQQVCERLSFKANVQCHKTKYLHGFMNERSNNFDREGYASFLSILGKA, from the coding sequence ATGAAACTCAAGGTTGTATCTGACATTTTTGGTAACACCAAGGCGTTACTTGAATTATTATCTAATATTTCAAATAAATACTCCCATGTTGAGGTGATCGACCCTTATGGAGGTGAAGATCTGAGCTTCAGGGATGAAACAGAAGCCTACGCATATTTCAAAAGTCAAATTGGCCTGGATACATATGCTGAGACATTGCATGCAAAGTTACAGGGAAACCAGTCAGAAGAAATTACATTACTAGGATTCAGTGTAGGCGCATCTGCAATATGGGCATTATCCGAGAAGTTGGAACTGTACAAAGATACAAAAGCAATTTGCTTCTATAGTTCCCAGCTTAGAATGTATTTAGAAATAAACCCGAAGATTCCAATCACATGGTATTTTGCAGCAACAGAGCCCACCTACGATGTTCAGCAAGTATGTGAAAGATTGTCGTTCAAGGCGAACGTTCAATGCCACAAAACGAAATACCTGCATGGTTTCATGAACGAAAGATCCAATAACTTTGATCGTGAAGGATATGCCAGTTTCCTGAGTATACTTGGTAAAGCGTAG
- a CDS encoding epoxyqueuosine reductase → MEPIETRLKSIALSLGAHLVGITTRKALADGPPSADPRYLLHSANSVVSFALSLDKEIVRDFISKKSWQPHCENRKSIVQSLYTIGDELVEFLRSEGYEAVNVDLNNNYRPEKDAADITELTEFHPDFSHRYAALAAGVGRLGWSGNLLTREYGALVELGSVITSAPLIADKPIPDEKHPCDRCKMCSLVCPVAMIHPQNSTKVTVAGITETISGKRPNTCCWIGCTGYEGLAASGSWSNWSPYRLSRALPQEKDELDSLCIRLQKADPQMQSADNSFNDYRQAVFDPDWFYYTVCGFCRSVCAPSRKERLANRKLIIDSGTAALALDGSHVVADENAIRKPTPFGVDVIVPREELTKERVAEQSWPGQFLLDREVISYLRSDLESADTEKHNDD, encoded by the coding sequence ATGGAACCCATTGAAACACGATTGAAGTCCATTGCCTTGAGTCTCGGTGCTCATCTGGTCGGCATAACCACCAGAAAGGCTCTTGCAGACGGGCCTCCATCGGCTGATCCACGTTACCTCTTACATTCTGCAAATTCAGTTGTTTCCTTTGCACTCTCGCTGGACAAGGAGATCGTACGGGACTTTATCAGCAAAAAAAGTTGGCAGCCTCATTGTGAAAATCGAAAATCCATAGTGCAATCGCTTTATACCATAGGGGATGAGCTTGTCGAATTTCTCAGATCGGAAGGATATGAGGCTGTTAACGTTGACCTGAACAACAATTACAGACCTGAGAAAGATGCCGCCGACATAACAGAGCTGACAGAGTTTCACCCAGATTTTTCACACCGCTACGCAGCTCTTGCCGCCGGGGTCGGCCGTCTGGGCTGGAGTGGTAACCTGCTCACCAGAGAATATGGCGCACTGGTTGAGTTGGGGAGTGTTATTACATCTGCTCCCCTGATCGCAGACAAGCCAATCCCGGATGAAAAACATCCCTGTGACAGATGCAAAATGTGTAGTTTGGTTTGTCCCGTTGCAATGATTCACCCCCAAAACTCGACCAAGGTTACAGTCGCCGGCATTACGGAAACTATTTCCGGCAAACGTCCAAACACATGTTGCTGGATCGGATGCACAGGTTATGAGGGGTTGGCCGCTTCCGGCAGCTGGTCTAACTGGAGCCCGTATCGTCTCAGCCGTGCCCTGCCTCAGGAAAAAGACGAACTTGATTCATTGTGCATACGCCTGCAGAAGGCGGACCCACAGATGCAGAGTGCTGATAACAGCTTCAACGACTATCGGCAGGCGGTCTTTGATCCTGACTGGTTTTACTACACGGTATGTGGATTTTGTCGAAGTGTCTGTGCGCCCTCCCGCAAGGAACGCTTGGCCAACCGCAAACTGATTATCGATTCCGGTACAGCGGCTTTGGCCTTGGATGGGTCCCATGTCGTGGCTGATGAGAATGCTATCAGAAAACCAACCCCTTTCGGAGTAGATGTGATAGTGCCCAGGGAGGAACTGACTAAAGAACGAGTGGCTGAGCAGAGTTGGCCAGGTCAGTTTCTGCTGGACAGAGAGGTGATCAGCTATCTGCGCAGTGATTTAGAGTCAGCGGACACCGAAAAGCATAACGACGATTAA
- a CDS encoding transposase — translation MARPLRVQYPGAIYRISHQGTGRQQVFRGKGDRISFLDSLEKSAATHGVKLFGFVLMDRTFQLLVQTPRGNLSNFMRQLNILYTSYFNKTHRRSGNLFRGRFKSLLIQDSYLDLAGCAMHLSPAQTRLKRRMENNDRWDDLRRFGWSSLPGHLGRYPRYPYVDHSRLLANFGGDTPQGRERYGRHLMGNLDQACDLTPHTRGQAILGDKDFLNNVTERAMTFQSSNQHKPLPIDPEHVLLVLEQFWQSPRSAFLTTPSSRRMVAIDFLYRHCRMTNPAIGDLFELHYSTVSSLRNRLISLRQSDKLLDGEVLTIERSLSRSLCN, via the coding sequence ATGGCCAGACCTCTGCGAGTGCAATACCCCGGTGCCATTTACCGGATCAGTCACCAGGGCACCGGCAGGCAACAGGTCTTCCGAGGCAAAGGGGATAGAATCAGTTTTCTCGATTCTCTTGAAAAGTCTGCCGCCACCCATGGGGTTAAACTTTTTGGTTTCGTGCTGATGGACAGAACGTTTCAACTGCTTGTGCAAACACCGAGAGGCAACCTCAGCAATTTTATGCGCCAGCTCAACATCCTCTATACCAGCTACTTCAACAAGACCCACAGGCGAAGTGGCAATCTTTTTCGTGGACGCTTTAAATCGCTCCTGATCCAGGACAGCTACCTCGATCTTGCCGGCTGCGCCATGCATTTGAGCCCCGCACAAACCCGGCTGAAACGAAGAATGGAGAATAATGACCGCTGGGATGATCTCCGCCGGTTTGGCTGGTCCAGCCTGCCTGGGCATCTTGGTCGATACCCACGCTATCCATATGTAGACCATAGCCGGCTGCTGGCCAACTTCGGCGGAGATACCCCTCAGGGACGAGAACGTTATGGCCGTCATCTTATGGGCAATCTTGATCAGGCCTGCGATCTCACACCACACACCAGGGGTCAGGCCATACTTGGGGATAAGGATTTTTTAAATAATGTAACTGAGCGCGCCATGACTTTTCAATCTTCGAACCAACACAAACCTTTACCCATAGATCCGGAACACGTACTCCTGGTACTCGAACAGTTCTGGCAAAGCCCCCGTAGCGCTTTTCTCACCACTCCTTCTTCAAGGCGAATGGTTGCCATTGACTTTCTTTACCGGCATTGCCGTATGACCAATCCTGCAATTGGCGACCTGTTCGAGCTTCACTACAGCACCGTCAGCTCATTGCGTAATCGCCTTATCTCGCTTCGCCAGTCAGACAAACTGCTTGATGGTGAAGTGCTCACCATCGAACGGAGTCTTAGCCGCTCTCTCTGCAATTGA
- a CDS encoding sulfite exporter TauE/SafE family protein produces the protein MDVLTTETYLLIFFAFLLGGIVKGIIGTGLPTIALAIITATIGLKEAMAIILLPSILTNIGQGLLGGHLVYVVKRSWSFLAMTFCTVWIGASLITRVNISWLSALLGTILLIYAVVGLTARILPKPGSAESWMNPLFGSVNGLLTGLTGSSVIPGVLYLQSLGLKRDQLIQTMGLLFLISTSTLAMALQKNQLLNQELLILSGLAFIPAFLGMLGGIHIRKRISEALFRRLFFIFMLILGCYIFGRAIHQGIY, from the coding sequence ATGGACGTACTTACCACCGAAACCTATCTACTGATTTTCTTCGCTTTTCTGCTTGGCGGTATTGTTAAAGGCATTATCGGCACCGGACTGCCCACCATTGCCCTGGCCATAATTACCGCAACCATCGGCCTGAAAGAAGCCATGGCCATAATTTTATTGCCATCAATTCTGACCAACATCGGCCAGGGGTTGTTGGGTGGTCATCTCGTTTATGTGGTCAAGCGCAGCTGGAGTTTCCTGGCAATGACCTTCTGCACTGTATGGATTGGTGCATCTCTTATCACCAGAGTGAACATCAGCTGGCTCTCCGCCCTTCTCGGCACAATTCTACTTATCTATGCTGTTGTAGGTCTAACTGCCCGTATTCTACCAAAGCCTGGTTCAGCCGAGAGCTGGATGAATCCTCTTTTCGGCTCTGTCAATGGCTTGCTGACAGGCCTCACCGGCTCCTCCGTGATCCCCGGTGTACTTTACTTACAAAGCCTTGGACTTAAACGGGATCAGCTCATTCAGACCATGGGGCTGCTGTTTCTCATTTCCACCTCCACCCTGGCAATGGCACTGCAGAAGAACCAACTGCTCAACCAGGAATTACTCATCCTCTCCGGGCTTGCCTTCATTCCCGCATTTCTTGGAATGCTGGGTGGTATACATATCCGCAAGCGAATTTCCGAAGCGCTCTTTCGCCGACTCTTCTTTATTTTTATGCTCATTCTTGGGTGCTACATCTTTGGCCGAGCGATCCATCAAGGTATATACTGA